A portion of the Oreochromis niloticus isolate F11D_XX linkage group LG10, O_niloticus_UMD_NMBU, whole genome shotgun sequence genome contains these proteins:
- the rab38c gene encoding ras-related protein Rab-38, producing MQQELLFKVLVIGDLGVGKTSIIKRYVHQIFSQHYRATIGVDFALKVLQWDSNTVIRLQLWDIAGQERYGNMTRVYYREAVGALVVFDVTRASTFDAVLKWKDDLDSKVTLNHGRPVPAVLLANKSDQLVSQQPKLDAFCRENGFVGWFETSAKENTNIEEAARCLVEHILRNEESLVTEREPGSLILSGCTTTSKEHLGCSSCSKW from the exons ATGCAGCAGGAGCTTCTTTTCAAAGTCCTGGTCATTGGAGACTTAGGAGTGGGGAAGACGTCCATAATCAAGCGGTACGTGCATCAGATCTTCTCCCAGCACTACCGAGCCACCATCGGGGTGGACTTCGCCCTGAAGGTGTTGCAGTGGGACAGTAACACTGTGATCCGGCTACAGCTGTGGGATATTGCAG GACAGGAGCGGTATGGGAACATGACTCGAGTCTATTACCGGGAGGCGGTGGGAGCACTGGTGGTGTTTGACGTGACGAGGGCCTCCACGTTTGACGCCGTGCTGAAGTGGAAGGATGACCTGGACTCCAAG GTGACACTGAACCATGGGAGACCAGTTCCAGCTGTACTCTTGGCCAACAAGTCAGACCAGCTGGTTTCCCAGCAGCCCAAACTCGACGCCTTTTGCAGGGAGAACGGCTTCGTCGGATGGTTTGAGACTTCTGCAAAG gaaaacacaaacattgaGGAGGCAGCCCGCTGTTTGGTAGAGCACATTCTGAGAAACGAGGAGAGTCTAGTGACAGAGCGAGAGCCTGGCTCGCTCATCCTGTCTGGATGCACTACGACATCAAAGGAGCATCTCGGCTGCTCCTCGTGTTCAAAATGGTAA